Proteins co-encoded in one Papaver somniferum cultivar HN1 chromosome 5, ASM357369v1, whole genome shotgun sequence genomic window:
- the LOC113283149 gene encoding SNARE-interacting protein KEULE-like — MSMSDSDSTSSHGGDYKNFRQISRDRLLVEMLRSTKTGDSKSTWKVLIMDKVTVKVMSCSCKMADITEEGVSLVEDLHKRRQPLPTMDAIYFIQPLKENVAKFLSDMSGGKPLYKKAFVFFSSPFPKELLAHIKSNASVLTRIGGLREMNLEYFAIDSQGFLTDNERALGELFGENGERSRQYDACLNVMATRIATVFASMRELPFVHYRAAKVDAVTLTTMRDLVPTKLAAAVWNQLTKYKDSIKHFPQTETCELLILDRSVDQISPIIHEWTYDAMCHDLLNMDGNKYVHEVPSKTGGQPEKKDVLLEDHDPVWLELRHAHIADASERLHDKMTTFISKNKAAQIQHGSRSGGELSTRDLQKMVQALPQYSEQIDKLSLHVEIAGKINRIIKEMELRDFGQLEQDLVFGDAGPREVINFLRTKQDAPRENKLRLMMIYSVAYPENFEGEKGQKLMQLAGLSHDDMNAVNNMRLLDGSSASEKNSSGVFSLKFESQKKKRAIRKERKGVEETWALSRFYPMIEELIEKLNKGELPKSEYACMNDPSQSVHGTQESASVRSSPVSAAHSMRSRRPASWARPRNSDDGYSSDSVLRHASSDFKRMGKRIFVFIIGGATRAELRVCHKLTEKLKREIILGSSSLDDPPQFITKLKMLTTEFDDLDIY; from the exons atgtctATGTCTGATTCTGACTCCACCTCTTCTCATGGCGGAGACTACAAAAATTTCAGGCAAATTAGTAGGGATC GGTTGCTGGTTGAAATGCTTCGATCCACTAAAACTGGGGACTCAAAATCAACTTGGAAG GTTCTTATTATGGACAAAGTGACGGTTAAAGTGATGTCTTGCTCTTGCAAAATGGCAGACATCACTGAAGAAGGAGTCTCAT TGGTGGAAGACCTTCACAAGAGAAGACAGCCATTGCCTACGATGGATGCTATATACTTCATCCAGCCAttaaaagagaa TGTTGCTAAATTTTTGTCTGACATGTCTGGAGGAAAGCCCTTGTACAAAAA GGCATTTGTATTCTTCAGTTCACCTTTTCCAAAAGAGTTGCTTGCTCATATTAAGAGTAATGCAAGCGTATTGACTCGCATTGGTGGATTGAGAGAG ATGAATTTGGAATACTTCGCAATAGACAGTCAG GGCTTTCTTACTGATAATGAGAGAGCATTGGGTGAACTTTTTGGGGAAAACGGGGAGAGGTCTCGTCAATATGATGCTTGCTTGAATGTGATGGCAACTCGAATTGCTACAGTCTTTGCTTCAATGAGA GAGCTTCCATTTGTTCATTACCGTGCTGCTAAGGTTGATGCAGTCACATTGACAACAATGCGTGATTTGGTTCCAACTAAGCTTGCTGCTGCTGTGTGGAACCAGCTCACAAAGTACAAAGACAGCATAAAGCATTTTCCCCAGACAGAAACATGCGAGTTGCTTATTCTGGATAGATCTGTTGACCAG ATTTCGCCCATAATCCATGAGTGGACATATGATGCCATGTGCCATGACTTGCTGAATATGGACGGAAACAAATATGTTCATGAG GTGCCAAGCAAAACAGGTGGTCAACCTGAGAAGAAAGATGTCCTCTTGGAGGATCATGATCCTGTTTGGCTCGAGCTACGCCATGCCCATATTGCAGAT GCTAGCGAGCGGTTGCATGACAAGATGACTACATTTATATCAAAAAATAAAGCTGCACAAATACAACATGGTTCAAG AAGTGGTGGTGAACTGTCGACTCGAGACTTACAAAAGATGGTTCAAGCCCTGCCACAATATAGTGAACAaattgataagctttcgcttcatgTAGAG ATTGCTGGaaaaatcaacagaattatcaaaGAGATGGAACTTAGAGATTTCGGGCAACTGGAGCAGGATCTTGTATTTGGAGATGCTGGACCTAGGGAAGTGATAAATTTTCTGAGGACTAAACAG GATGCACCTCGTGAAAACAAATTGCGTCTGATGATGATATATTCAGTCGCTTATCCTGAGAATTTTGAGGGTGAGAAAGGTCAGAAGTTAATGCAG CTGGCAGGATTATCccatgatgatatgaatgctgTAAACAACATGCGGTTGCTTGACGGTTCCTCCGCTAGTGAAAAGAATTCCTCAGGGGTATTCTCTCTCAAGTTTGAGAGTCAGAAG AAGAAGCGTGCTATCCGTAAAGAAAGAAAAGGCGTGGAAGAAACATGGGCACTCTCAAGATTTTACCCCATGATAGAG GAGCTGATTGAAAAGCTTAACAAGGGTGAACTACCGAAGAGTGAATATGCATGCATGAATGACCCAAGTCAATCTGTCCATGGAACCCAGGAAAGCGCGTCAGTGAGATCAAGTCCAGTTTCAGCTGCTCATTCAATGAGATCAAGACGGCCAGCCTCTTGGGCACGTCCTCGTAATTCTGACGATGGCTACTCAAG TGACTCAGTATTAAGGCACGCATCAAGCGATTTCAAAAGGATGGGCAAACGTATCTTCGTATTTATCATCGGCGGAGCTACTCGAGCAGAG TTACGGGTTTGCCACAAGCTCACTGAAAAACTTAAGAGGGAGATTATTCTGGGTTCATCTAGTCTTGATGACCCTCCACAATTTATAACG aaactgaagatgCTTACGACCGAATTCGACGATCTTGACATCTACTGA